One stretch of Suricata suricatta isolate VVHF042 chromosome 13, meerkat_22Aug2017_6uvM2_HiC, whole genome shotgun sequence DNA includes these proteins:
- the RALGDS gene encoding ral guanine nucleotide dissociation stimulator isoform X2: MCLQAGSRAPVQPSLLPAPVAPRQPAPGRPSRQGPRRSYTQEIGEELVNGVIYSVSLRKVQAHHGTNKGQRWLGCENESALNVYETCKVRTVKAGTLEKLVEHLVPAFQDSDLSYVTVFLCTYRAFTTTQQVLDLLFKRYGRCDDLMAFSRYNYILPYSDEDGGPQDQLKNAISSILGTWLDQYSEDFCQPPDFLCLKQLVAYVQLNMPGSDLERRAHLLLAQLEHAELPEPEPEALLPVLKPAPELEPAPAPTLVPAPELKPAPAPAPAPALDLEPALAPESDPELEPAPTPAPEPELELASAPAPTPAPEPELELVPPPAPTPAPEPELELVPPPAPEPELELVPVPAPISAPDPELELVPPPAPEPELELVPVPAPISAPDPELELVPPPAPEPELELAPVPAPTPAPEPELGLAPAPAPEPEPALSQTLELEAAPGPGPPWPSPVAAENGLNEKPHLLAFPPDLVAEQFTLMDAELFKKVVPYHCLGSIWSQRDKKGKEHLAPTVRATVTQFNSVANCVITTCLGDRTVTARDRARVVEHWIEVARECRILKNFSSLYAILSALQSNSIHRLKKTWEEVSRDSFRTFQKLSEIFSDENNYSLSRELLIKEGTSKFATLEMNPKRAQKRPKETGVIQGTVPYLGTFLTDLVMLDTAMKDYLYGTLINFEKRRKEFEVIAQIKLLQSACNNYSITAEEHFGAWFRAMERLSETESYNLSCELEPPSELASNTLKAKKNAAIVKRWSDRQAPSTELSTSVSSHSKSCDQLRCSPYLSSGDVTDSLSVHSAGSSSSDVEESSVSFVSESPDGQEKKFWESASHSSPETSGISSTSSSASSSSASTTPVAATRTHKRSVSGVCSHSSSLPLYNQQVGDCCIIRVSLDVDNGNMYKSILVTSQDKAPAVIRKAMDKHNLGEDEAEGYELVQVISDDRKLKIPDNANVFYAMNSTANYDFVLKKRSFTKGAKVRHGASSTLPRMKQKGLRIAKGIF; this comes from the exons ATGTGCCTgcaggcaggctccagagcccctgTGCAGCCTTCTCTGCTCCCAGCCCCCGTGGCCCCCCGGCAGCCAGCGCCAGGACGTCCATCCCGCCAGGGTCCCAGGAGG AGCTACACACAGGAGATTGGCGAGGAGCTGGTCAACGGGGTCATCTACTCCGTCTCTCTGCGAAAGGTGCAGGCACACCACGGCACCAACAAGGGTCAGCGCTGGCTCGGG TGTGAAAACGAGTCAGCTTTGAACGTGTACGAGACCTGCAAGGTGCGGACGGTGAAAGCTGGCACGCTGGAGAAGCTGGTGGAGCACCTGGTGCCCGCCTTCCAGGACAGCGACCTCTCCTACGTCACCGTCTTCCTGTGCACCTACCGAGCCTTCACCACCACCCAGCAGGTGCTGGACCTGCTGTTCAAGAG GTACGGTAGATGTGATGACCTCATGGCCTTCTCTAGATACAACTACATCCTTCCTTATTCTGATGAAGACGGTGGACCCCAGGACCAACTAAAAAA TGCCATCTCCTCCATCCTGGGTACCTGGCTGGATCAGTACTCAGAGGACTTCTGTCAGCCCCCAGACTTTCTCTGCCTCAAGCAGCTGGTGGCGTATGTGCAGCTCAACATGCCCGGTTCTGACCTCGAGCGCCGCGCCCACCTTCTGCTGGCCCAGCTGGAGCATGCAGAGCTCCCAGAGCCCGAGCCCGAGG CTCTGTTGCCAGTTTTAAAACCAGCTCCAGAATTAGAGCCAGCTCCAGCACCAACTCTAGTGCCAGCTCCAGAGCTAAAGCCGGCTCCAGCACCAGCTCCAGCACCAGCTCTGGACCTAGAGCCAGCTCTAGCACCAGAATCAGACCCAGAGCTAGAGCCAGCTCCAACACCGGCTCCAGAACCAGAGCTCGAGCTGGCTTCAGCACCAGCTCCAACACCGGCTCCAGAACCAGAGCTAGAGCTGGTTCCACCACCAGCTCCAACACCGGCTCCAGAACCAGAGCTAGAGCTGGTTCCACCACCAGCTCCAGAACCAGAGCTAGAGCTGGTTCCAGTACCAGCTCCAATTTCAGCTCCAGACCCAGAGCTAGAGTTGGTTCCACCACCAGCTCCAGAACCAGAGCTAGAGCTGGTTCCAGTACCAGCTCCAATTTCAGCTCCAGACCCAGAGCTAGAGTTGGTTCCACCACCAGCTCCAGAACCAGAGCTCGAGCTGGCTCCAGTACCAGCTCCAACACCGGCTCCAGAACCAGAGCTCGGGCTGGCTCCAGCACCAGCTCCAGAACCAGAGCCGGCTCTATCACAGACTCTAGAGCTAGAGGCAGCTCCAGGACCCGGGCCTCCCTGGCCTTCACCTGTGGCTGCAGAAAACGGTCTGAATGAGAAGCCCCATCTCTTGGCCTTCCCTCCAGACCTGGTGGCAGAGCAGTTCACGCTGATGGATGCA GAGCTGTTCAAGAAGGTAGTGCCCTACCACTGCCTGGGCTCCATCTGGTCCCAGCGGGACAAGAAGGGCAAGGAACACCTGGCTCCCACTGTCCGTGCCACCGTCACCCAGTTCAACAGTGTGGCCAACTGCGTCATCACCACCTGCCTGGGGGACCGGACTGTGACGGCCCGGGACAGGGCCAGGGTGGTGGAGCACTGGATCGAGGTGGCCCGG gaGTGCCGTATCCTCAAGAACTTTTCGTCGCTCTACGCCATCCTGTCAGCTCTGCAGAGCAACTCTATCCACAGGCTGAAGAAGACGTGGGAAGAAGTTTCCAG ggACAGCTTTCGAACCTTTCAGAAGCTGTCAGAGATTTTCTCAGACGAGAACAACTACTCACTGAGCAGGGAGCTGCTCATCAAG GAGGGCACCTCCAAGTTTGCCACCCTGGAGATGAACCCCAAGAGAGCCCAGAAGCGGCCGAAGGAGACG GGTGTCATCCAGGGCACCGTTCCCTACCTGGGTACGTTCCTCACAGACCTGGTGATGCTGGACACTGCAATGAAGGACTATCTGTAT GGGACACTGATCAACTTCGAGAAGCGGAGGAAG GAATTCGAAGTGATCGCCCAGATCAAGCTGCTCCAGTCGGCCTGCAACAACTACAGCATCACAGCCGAGGAGCACTTTGGGGCCTGGTTCCGGGCCATGGAGCGACTCAGCGAGACAGAGAG CTACAACCTGtcttgtgagctggagccccccTCTGAGTTGGCCAGCAACACGCTGAAGGCCAAGAAGAATGCGGCCATTGTCAAACGCTGGAGCGA CCGCCAGGCCCCCAGCACGGAGCTCAGCACCAGCGTCAGCTCCCACTCCAAGTCCTGTGACCAGCTCAGGTGCAGCCCCTACCTCAGCAGCGGGGACGTCACCGACTCGCTCAGCGTCCATTCGGCCGGCTCCTCAAGCTCCGACGTGGAGGAGAGCAGCGTGAGCTTTGTCTCTGAGTCCCCCGATGGCCAGGAGAAGAAG TTCTGGGAGTCGGCCTCCCATTCATCCCCGGAGACCTCGGGCATCAGCTCGACCTCCAGCAGCGCCTCGTCCTCCTCAGCCTCCACCACGCCCGTGGCTGCCACGCGCACCCACAAGCGCTCCGTCTCAGGGGTCTGCAGCCACAGCTCCTCGCTGCCCCTCTACAACCAGCAGGTGGGCGACTGCTGCATCATCCGCGTCAGCCTGGACGTGGACAACGGCAACATGTACAAAAGCATCCTG GTGACCAGCCAGGATAAGGCCCCAGCCGTCATCCGCAAGGCCATGGACAAGCACAACCTGGGCGAGGACGAGGCGGAGGGATACGAGCTGGTGCAGGTCATCTCTGACGACCGCA agcTGAAGATCCCGGACAACGCCAATGTGTTCTACGCCATGAACTCTACTGCCAACTATGACTTTGTCCTGAAGAAACGGTCCTTCACAAAGGGGGCAAAGGTCAGGCATGGTGCCAGCTCGACTCTTCCTCGCATGAAGCAGAAGGGGCTCAGGATTGCCAAGGGCATCTTCTGA
- the RALGDS gene encoding ral guanine nucleotide dissociation stimulator isoform X4, protein MLVVPPSVRANESYTQEIGEELVNGVIYSVSLRKVQAHHGTNKGQRWLGCENESALNVYETCKVRTVKAGTLEKLVEHLVPAFQDSDLSYVTVFLCTYRAFTTTQQVLDLLFKSRYGRCDDLMAFSRYNYILPYSDEDGGPQDQLKNAISSILGTWLDQYSEDFCQPPDFLCLKQLVAYVQLNMPGSDLERRAHLLLAQLEHAELPEPEPEALLPVLKPAPELEPAPAPTLVPAPELKPAPAPAPAPALDLEPALAPESDPELEPAPTPAPEPELELASAPAPTPAPEPELELVPPPAPTPAPEPELELVPPPAPEPELELVPVPAPISAPDPELELVPPPAPEPELELVPVPAPISAPDPELELVPPPAPEPELELAPVPAPTPAPEPELGLAPAPAPEPEPALSQTLELEAAPGPGPPWPSPVAAENGLNEKPHLLAFPPDLVAEQFTLMDAELFKKVVPYHCLGSIWSQRDKKGKEHLAPTVRATVTQFNSVANCVITTCLGDRTVTARDRARVVEHWIEVARECRILKNFSSLYAILSALQSNSIHRLKKTWEEVSRDSFRTFQKLSEIFSDENNYSLSRELLIKEGTSKFATLEMNPKRAQKRPKETGVIQGTVPYLGTFLTDLVMLDTAMKDYLYGTLINFEKRRKEFEVIAQIKLLQSACNNYSITAEEHFGAWFRAMERLSETESYNLSCELEPPSELASNTLKAKKNAAIVKRWSDRQAPSTELSTSVSSHSKSCDQLRCSPYLSSGDVTDSLSVHSAGSSSSDVEESSVSFVSESPDGQEKKFWESASHSSPETSGISSTSSSASSSSASTTPVAATRTHKRSVSGVCSHSSSLPLYNQQVGDCCIIRVSLDVDNGNMYKSILVTSQDKAPAVIRKAMDKHNLGEDEAEGYELVQVISDDRKLKIPDNANVFYAMNSTANYDFVLKKRSFTKGAKVRHGASSTLPRMKQKGLRIAKGIF, encoded by the exons AGCTACACACAGGAGATTGGCGAGGAGCTGGTCAACGGGGTCATCTACTCCGTCTCTCTGCGAAAGGTGCAGGCACACCACGGCACCAACAAGGGTCAGCGCTGGCTCGGG TGTGAAAACGAGTCAGCTTTGAACGTGTACGAGACCTGCAAGGTGCGGACGGTGAAAGCTGGCACGCTGGAGAAGCTGGTGGAGCACCTGGTGCCCGCCTTCCAGGACAGCGACCTCTCCTACGTCACCGTCTTCCTGTGCACCTACCGAGCCTTCACCACCACCCAGCAGGTGCTGGACCTGCTGTTCAAGAG CAGGTACGGTAGATGTGATGACCTCATGGCCTTCTCTAGATACAACTACATCCTTCCTTATTCTGATGAAGACGGTGGACCCCAGGACCAACTAAAAAA TGCCATCTCCTCCATCCTGGGTACCTGGCTGGATCAGTACTCAGAGGACTTCTGTCAGCCCCCAGACTTTCTCTGCCTCAAGCAGCTGGTGGCGTATGTGCAGCTCAACATGCCCGGTTCTGACCTCGAGCGCCGCGCCCACCTTCTGCTGGCCCAGCTGGAGCATGCAGAGCTCCCAGAGCCCGAGCCCGAGG CTCTGTTGCCAGTTTTAAAACCAGCTCCAGAATTAGAGCCAGCTCCAGCACCAACTCTAGTGCCAGCTCCAGAGCTAAAGCCGGCTCCAGCACCAGCTCCAGCACCAGCTCTGGACCTAGAGCCAGCTCTAGCACCAGAATCAGACCCAGAGCTAGAGCCAGCTCCAACACCGGCTCCAGAACCAGAGCTCGAGCTGGCTTCAGCACCAGCTCCAACACCGGCTCCAGAACCAGAGCTAGAGCTGGTTCCACCACCAGCTCCAACACCGGCTCCAGAACCAGAGCTAGAGCTGGTTCCACCACCAGCTCCAGAACCAGAGCTAGAGCTGGTTCCAGTACCAGCTCCAATTTCAGCTCCAGACCCAGAGCTAGAGTTGGTTCCACCACCAGCTCCAGAACCAGAGCTAGAGCTGGTTCCAGTACCAGCTCCAATTTCAGCTCCAGACCCAGAGCTAGAGTTGGTTCCACCACCAGCTCCAGAACCAGAGCTCGAGCTGGCTCCAGTACCAGCTCCAACACCGGCTCCAGAACCAGAGCTCGGGCTGGCTCCAGCACCAGCTCCAGAACCAGAGCCGGCTCTATCACAGACTCTAGAGCTAGAGGCAGCTCCAGGACCCGGGCCTCCCTGGCCTTCACCTGTGGCTGCAGAAAACGGTCTGAATGAGAAGCCCCATCTCTTGGCCTTCCCTCCAGACCTGGTGGCAGAGCAGTTCACGCTGATGGATGCA GAGCTGTTCAAGAAGGTAGTGCCCTACCACTGCCTGGGCTCCATCTGGTCCCAGCGGGACAAGAAGGGCAAGGAACACCTGGCTCCCACTGTCCGTGCCACCGTCACCCAGTTCAACAGTGTGGCCAACTGCGTCATCACCACCTGCCTGGGGGACCGGACTGTGACGGCCCGGGACAGGGCCAGGGTGGTGGAGCACTGGATCGAGGTGGCCCGG gaGTGCCGTATCCTCAAGAACTTTTCGTCGCTCTACGCCATCCTGTCAGCTCTGCAGAGCAACTCTATCCACAGGCTGAAGAAGACGTGGGAAGAAGTTTCCAG ggACAGCTTTCGAACCTTTCAGAAGCTGTCAGAGATTTTCTCAGACGAGAACAACTACTCACTGAGCAGGGAGCTGCTCATCAAG GAGGGCACCTCCAAGTTTGCCACCCTGGAGATGAACCCCAAGAGAGCCCAGAAGCGGCCGAAGGAGACG GGTGTCATCCAGGGCACCGTTCCCTACCTGGGTACGTTCCTCACAGACCTGGTGATGCTGGACACTGCAATGAAGGACTATCTGTAT GGGACACTGATCAACTTCGAGAAGCGGAGGAAG GAATTCGAAGTGATCGCCCAGATCAAGCTGCTCCAGTCGGCCTGCAACAACTACAGCATCACAGCCGAGGAGCACTTTGGGGCCTGGTTCCGGGCCATGGAGCGACTCAGCGAGACAGAGAG CTACAACCTGtcttgtgagctggagccccccTCTGAGTTGGCCAGCAACACGCTGAAGGCCAAGAAGAATGCGGCCATTGTCAAACGCTGGAGCGA CCGCCAGGCCCCCAGCACGGAGCTCAGCACCAGCGTCAGCTCCCACTCCAAGTCCTGTGACCAGCTCAGGTGCAGCCCCTACCTCAGCAGCGGGGACGTCACCGACTCGCTCAGCGTCCATTCGGCCGGCTCCTCAAGCTCCGACGTGGAGGAGAGCAGCGTGAGCTTTGTCTCTGAGTCCCCCGATGGCCAGGAGAAGAAG TTCTGGGAGTCGGCCTCCCATTCATCCCCGGAGACCTCGGGCATCAGCTCGACCTCCAGCAGCGCCTCGTCCTCCTCAGCCTCCACCACGCCCGTGGCTGCCACGCGCACCCACAAGCGCTCCGTCTCAGGGGTCTGCAGCCACAGCTCCTCGCTGCCCCTCTACAACCAGCAGGTGGGCGACTGCTGCATCATCCGCGTCAGCCTGGACGTGGACAACGGCAACATGTACAAAAGCATCCTG GTGACCAGCCAGGATAAGGCCCCAGCCGTCATCCGCAAGGCCATGGACAAGCACAACCTGGGCGAGGACGAGGCGGAGGGATACGAGCTGGTGCAGGTCATCTCTGACGACCGCA agcTGAAGATCCCGGACAACGCCAATGTGTTCTACGCCATGAACTCTACTGCCAACTATGACTTTGTCCTGAAGAAACGGTCCTTCACAAAGGGGGCAAAGGTCAGGCATGGTGCCAGCTCGACTCTTCCTCGCATGAAGCAGAAGGGGCTCAGGATTGCCAAGGGCATCTTCTGA
- the RALGDS gene encoding ral guanine nucleotide dissociation stimulator isoform X3: MCLQAGSRAPVQPSLLPAPVAPRQPAPGRPSRQGPRRSYTQEIGEELVNGVIYSVSLRKVQAHHGTNKGQRWLGCENESALNVYETCKVRTVKAGTLEKLVEHLVPAFQDSDLSYVTVFLCTYRAFTTTQQVLDLLFKRYNYILPYSDEDGGPQDQLKNAISSILGTWLDQYSEDFCQPPDFLCLKQLVAYVQLNMPGSDLERRAHLLLAQLEHAELPEPEPEALLPVLKPAPELEPAPAPTLVPAPELKPAPAPAPAPALDLEPALAPESDPELEPAPTPAPEPELELASAPAPTPAPEPELELVPPPAPTPAPEPELELVPPPAPEPELELVPVPAPISAPDPELELVPPPAPEPELELVPVPAPISAPDPELELVPPPAPEPELELAPVPAPTPAPEPELGLAPAPAPEPEPALSQTLELEAAPGPGPPWPSPVAAENGLNEKPHLLAFPPDLVAEQFTLMDAELFKKVVPYHCLGSIWSQRDKKGKEHLAPTVRATVTQFNSVANCVITTCLGDRTVTARDRARVVEHWIEVARECRILKNFSSLYAILSALQSNSIHRLKKTWEEVSRDSFRTFQKLSEIFSDENNYSLSRELLIKEGTSKFATLEMNPKRAQKRPKETGVIQGTVPYLGTFLTDLVMLDTAMKDYLYGTLINFEKRRKEFEVIAQIKLLQSACNNYSITAEEHFGAWFRAMERLSETESYNLSCELEPPSELASNTLKAKKNAAIVKRWSDRQAPSTELSTSVSSHSKSCDQLRCSPYLSSGDVTDSLSVHSAGSSSSDVEESSVSFVSESPDGQEKKFWESASHSSPETSGISSTSSSASSSSASTTPVAATRTHKRSVSGVCSHSSSLPLYNQQVGDCCIIRVSLDVDNGNMYKSILVTSQDKAPAVIRKAMDKHNLGEDEAEGYELVQVISDDRKLKIPDNANVFYAMNSTANYDFVLKKRSFTKGAKVRHGASSTLPRMKQKGLRIAKGIF, from the exons ATGTGCCTgcaggcaggctccagagcccctgTGCAGCCTTCTCTGCTCCCAGCCCCCGTGGCCCCCCGGCAGCCAGCGCCAGGACGTCCATCCCGCCAGGGTCCCAGGAGG AGCTACACACAGGAGATTGGCGAGGAGCTGGTCAACGGGGTCATCTACTCCGTCTCTCTGCGAAAGGTGCAGGCACACCACGGCACCAACAAGGGTCAGCGCTGGCTCGGG TGTGAAAACGAGTCAGCTTTGAACGTGTACGAGACCTGCAAGGTGCGGACGGTGAAAGCTGGCACGCTGGAGAAGCTGGTGGAGCACCTGGTGCCCGCCTTCCAGGACAGCGACCTCTCCTACGTCACCGTCTTCCTGTGCACCTACCGAGCCTTCACCACCACCCAGCAGGTGCTGGACCTGCTGTTCAAGAG ATACAACTACATCCTTCCTTATTCTGATGAAGACGGTGGACCCCAGGACCAACTAAAAAA TGCCATCTCCTCCATCCTGGGTACCTGGCTGGATCAGTACTCAGAGGACTTCTGTCAGCCCCCAGACTTTCTCTGCCTCAAGCAGCTGGTGGCGTATGTGCAGCTCAACATGCCCGGTTCTGACCTCGAGCGCCGCGCCCACCTTCTGCTGGCCCAGCTGGAGCATGCAGAGCTCCCAGAGCCCGAGCCCGAGG CTCTGTTGCCAGTTTTAAAACCAGCTCCAGAATTAGAGCCAGCTCCAGCACCAACTCTAGTGCCAGCTCCAGAGCTAAAGCCGGCTCCAGCACCAGCTCCAGCACCAGCTCTGGACCTAGAGCCAGCTCTAGCACCAGAATCAGACCCAGAGCTAGAGCCAGCTCCAACACCGGCTCCAGAACCAGAGCTCGAGCTGGCTTCAGCACCAGCTCCAACACCGGCTCCAGAACCAGAGCTAGAGCTGGTTCCACCACCAGCTCCAACACCGGCTCCAGAACCAGAGCTAGAGCTGGTTCCACCACCAGCTCCAGAACCAGAGCTAGAGCTGGTTCCAGTACCAGCTCCAATTTCAGCTCCAGACCCAGAGCTAGAGTTGGTTCCACCACCAGCTCCAGAACCAGAGCTAGAGCTGGTTCCAGTACCAGCTCCAATTTCAGCTCCAGACCCAGAGCTAGAGTTGGTTCCACCACCAGCTCCAGAACCAGAGCTCGAGCTGGCTCCAGTACCAGCTCCAACACCGGCTCCAGAACCAGAGCTCGGGCTGGCTCCAGCACCAGCTCCAGAACCAGAGCCGGCTCTATCACAGACTCTAGAGCTAGAGGCAGCTCCAGGACCCGGGCCTCCCTGGCCTTCACCTGTGGCTGCAGAAAACGGTCTGAATGAGAAGCCCCATCTCTTGGCCTTCCCTCCAGACCTGGTGGCAGAGCAGTTCACGCTGATGGATGCA GAGCTGTTCAAGAAGGTAGTGCCCTACCACTGCCTGGGCTCCATCTGGTCCCAGCGGGACAAGAAGGGCAAGGAACACCTGGCTCCCACTGTCCGTGCCACCGTCACCCAGTTCAACAGTGTGGCCAACTGCGTCATCACCACCTGCCTGGGGGACCGGACTGTGACGGCCCGGGACAGGGCCAGGGTGGTGGAGCACTGGATCGAGGTGGCCCGG gaGTGCCGTATCCTCAAGAACTTTTCGTCGCTCTACGCCATCCTGTCAGCTCTGCAGAGCAACTCTATCCACAGGCTGAAGAAGACGTGGGAAGAAGTTTCCAG ggACAGCTTTCGAACCTTTCAGAAGCTGTCAGAGATTTTCTCAGACGAGAACAACTACTCACTGAGCAGGGAGCTGCTCATCAAG GAGGGCACCTCCAAGTTTGCCACCCTGGAGATGAACCCCAAGAGAGCCCAGAAGCGGCCGAAGGAGACG GGTGTCATCCAGGGCACCGTTCCCTACCTGGGTACGTTCCTCACAGACCTGGTGATGCTGGACACTGCAATGAAGGACTATCTGTAT GGGACACTGATCAACTTCGAGAAGCGGAGGAAG GAATTCGAAGTGATCGCCCAGATCAAGCTGCTCCAGTCGGCCTGCAACAACTACAGCATCACAGCCGAGGAGCACTTTGGGGCCTGGTTCCGGGCCATGGAGCGACTCAGCGAGACAGAGAG CTACAACCTGtcttgtgagctggagccccccTCTGAGTTGGCCAGCAACACGCTGAAGGCCAAGAAGAATGCGGCCATTGTCAAACGCTGGAGCGA CCGCCAGGCCCCCAGCACGGAGCTCAGCACCAGCGTCAGCTCCCACTCCAAGTCCTGTGACCAGCTCAGGTGCAGCCCCTACCTCAGCAGCGGGGACGTCACCGACTCGCTCAGCGTCCATTCGGCCGGCTCCTCAAGCTCCGACGTGGAGGAGAGCAGCGTGAGCTTTGTCTCTGAGTCCCCCGATGGCCAGGAGAAGAAG TTCTGGGAGTCGGCCTCCCATTCATCCCCGGAGACCTCGGGCATCAGCTCGACCTCCAGCAGCGCCTCGTCCTCCTCAGCCTCCACCACGCCCGTGGCTGCCACGCGCACCCACAAGCGCTCCGTCTCAGGGGTCTGCAGCCACAGCTCCTCGCTGCCCCTCTACAACCAGCAGGTGGGCGACTGCTGCATCATCCGCGTCAGCCTGGACGTGGACAACGGCAACATGTACAAAAGCATCCTG GTGACCAGCCAGGATAAGGCCCCAGCCGTCATCCGCAAGGCCATGGACAAGCACAACCTGGGCGAGGACGAGGCGGAGGGATACGAGCTGGTGCAGGTCATCTCTGACGACCGCA agcTGAAGATCCCGGACAACGCCAATGTGTTCTACGCCATGAACTCTACTGCCAACTATGACTTTGTCCTGAAGAAACGGTCCTTCACAAAGGGGGCAAAGGTCAGGCATGGTGCCAGCTCGACTCTTCCTCGCATGAAGCAGAAGGGGCTCAGGATTGCCAAGGGCATCTTCTGA